A stretch of DNA from Rothia mucilaginosa:
ATCAGCGGTAGCGACTTCCGCCCCCTGGAGGCCGTCACTGAGTCCACCATGGCTGAGTTCATGTACCGTGCAGCTGGCTCCCCGGCACAGGCTCAGGGCGGCTACGCGTCCCAGGCTCTGGCGTGGGCAGCCTCCAACGGTATTGGTACCGGTTCCACCTCCAACGCTGCGGTTACCCGCTCCGCGATGGCAGGCTACCTGTACATCTACGCGAACTAAGGCTCGCATCCCCTAACGCACAAAGATCCGCCCCGTTCCTGATGAGTTAAGGAACGGGGCGGATCTTTATAGGTTTAGCTCAAGAAGCTATGCGCTAGACCGGGCTTAGAGGGTCTGGGTGGGAGCTTCCACAGCCAGGGGAGCCGGAGCAGCCGGAGCGTTCTTTGCCTTCAGAGCAGCCAGGCGAGCGTCCAGCTCGGTCTCGCGCTCCATCTGGTCCAGGGTGTTGAACTGTGCGTCCAGGGAGGAAGCTGCCAGTTCCTGCTGACCGATGACGCGTGCCTCTTCGCGGCGAACCTTCTCTTCGAAGCGGCTCATCTCGCTGGTCGGGTCCAGAACGTCGAACGCCTTCAGAGCGTCGTTCACCTGGGTCTGAGCTGCTGCGGTCTTCTGACGTGCGGTCAGCTCATCGCGCTTGTACTTGACCTCTTCAAGCTTGGAGCGCATCTTCTCCAGGCCGTCCTTGAGCTGGTTGACAACCTGAGTCTGGGAAGCCAGCTGAGGCTCAACAGCCTGTGCAGCCTTCTCAGCCAGCAGCTGCTTGTTCAGAGCGATCTTAGCGAGGTTGTCGAACTTGTCAGCGTTGGCAACGTCGCCAGCTGCGCGGAATTCATCAGCCTTGTTAGAAGCTGCCAGAGCCTTGGTGCCCCATTCCTGAGCGGCCTTGACGTCCTCTGCGTGGTCCTTCTCGAGCAGACGCAGGTTGCCGATGGTCTGTGCTACTGCAGCTTCCGCCTCGCGGATGTTGTTGGTGTAGTCACGAACCATCTGGTCCAGCATCTTCTCCGGGTCCTCAGCTGCATCAATCAGAGCGTTGATGTTTGCCTTAGTGAGCTGTGCAATACGGCCGAAGATGGTCTGCTTAGCCATAATCTCCTACTTTCTGTTCACGGGCTGCGGGGGAGCACTACGCTCCTCGTGAGCCGTGCCCGTACAACTAATTATGTGGCAGATTTCTGGGTGCATGCTGTGAAAATGATGCACGCCTGATTTCTGTTACCTAAACTTTTGGTAAATTGCCTCGGGTGTTTTCCGACTGGGGAAAAAACCGGTGAGGTAAGCTACGTGCCCTGCCGGTCAGACTGTAGAAAAATCTGCAGAAACCGACCGGCAGGATCGCCAGCACCGGCAGGACTGCCAGTGTGGAGGCGGTTAGAAGCTGCCGCCGTCACCGCCGCCGCTGCCCCAATCGCCGCCTCCGCTGAAGCCGCCGCCCCAGCTGCCTCCGCTACTACCGCCACTGCTGTGGCCGCCGCTGCTACCCCAGCTACTGGTGCCGGAGTTCATTGCGGTCATCAGAGCGCCCAGCAGCAGACCCTTCGCCAGGTCACCGCCGAAGCTACCGCCGCCGCGGTCGTTCTGGTTGTTGTAGTAGTTGCCGACCTCGCTCTGAGCGCGGTTCTGTGCGTCGGTTGCCTTCTGGATAGCCATATTGGCTTCCTTCATGGCGTTCAGCGGATCCGAAGAAGCCAGGCGCTGAGCCTGACCCAGGTGACGCTCCGCCTCAGAAACAGCGGTCAGGGTCATCGGGCCCACCGCAGCGCGGCGGTTATTGATGTAGCTACGCGCACCGTTCACCGCAGCGTAGGCAGAACGCATCGTACGATCCAGGTTCTGCGAAGCCGCACGAGAACGCTCGCGGGTAGCACGCATATTCGTCATGGCCTTATCCAGCTCAGCGGAGAGCTGATGTAGCTGGTTCGCCAGAGTCAGCGGGTCATTCGGGCGAGCCGAAGCACTCTGGTTGACCTGGTTGAGCACCGCCTCCATACCGGCGGCGACCGCACCCAAATCATCGCGACGCTGAGAAGCAGCGAGGCTCTTCGCCTCAGCCACGTCACGCTGAATGCTCAGCAGGTCGGTGCTCAGACCCAACTGAGCCTGCTCCAGCTCCTGTGAGCGGGTATTCACAGCCGCACCCAGCGCCTGAATTTGCGAGGCGGCTTCCTCCGCGGTGCGCAGGTGAGCAACCGCCTCCGAACGTGCCGTAGCAATGGTCGCCTGAGCCTTCTCAACCTCAGCAGCGCACAGCACCATGTTCGACTCCAACAGGGCAGGAGTCTTCGAAATGGGCTCCAGTGCGCTGGGCAGGTAACGTTCCCTCATCGCGTGGTACTGGGCGGTAATCTCTTCCACCGAAGCACGCAGCTGCGGCAGACGCTGAGCCAGAGCCTCAATAGCTTGGGGTGCCTCCTGCTCCAAGTTGCGCAACTGAGCCAGCTTAGCGTCCTGTTCCTGAGCGATACGGGTAACTTCTTGAGAGTTATCAATAATCTCAGTCAACCAGGCACGCTGCTCGGCCTCAGTGTCGGGAATGCTATCGGTCAGGAGCTGCTGACGCTGGAAGGACTTACGCATCAAATCCTCAGCGCGCGCAATCTCCTGAGCGAACTCGGTGACCTGCTGATCGGTGTACTGGGCGCGCGCGAACTCGAGCTCCTGCTTCGCATGGCTCATCGTCGTATCAGCCTGCAACAGGGCGCTACCGGCGCGAGTGCGCAGCTCCTCCAGCGGAACCTCCGGGATGGGGGAGTAGTTACGAGGCGCACCGTAGGAACGCTGAGGCTGCTGCTGAGCGTTCTTCTTCTTGCGGCGACGGTACATCGCGTAACCACCAGCACCAACAGCTGCCGCCGCGCCCACACCGAGCACGCCGGTTACCACACCGGAAGAGCTACCGCCCTTCTGAGCCTCAATACCCTCAACCGCAGCAAGAGCTGCACCCGCATAGTCGCTGTTCTGCAGCTTCGGCTTAATGTAGTTCTGGTACACCTTCGTCTGCTGATCGCTCGAAAGAGTCTTGGTGCTACCTGCCAAGAAATACGCCTGGCGGGACTCGGTCGCAATTACCAGCACCACATCGGCAGAACCCCAATTGTTCTTCGTGGCAAGCGCCTTCGTCCAGCTCGAAGAAGTAGACGGGTTCTCGAACTTATCAATGGTCACCACGTGCAAATCCACGTTGTACTTCTTCGACAGATTCGAAATCTTAGATTTCAGGGTAGCGGTATCACCCAAAGAGTTCGTGGAATCGTACACGGTGGTGCCCGTAATCTGCATCGGGTCAGCAGCCTGTGCCGACGTGCTCAAAAATGCAGAACCAGCCGGCAGAACCGCCGGGGCACAAGAAAGACCTGCCGCCAGCACTGTGGCACCCAGAATAGTGCGCAGGCGAGGGCGTGCGGGACGAATCTGACGCGCAAAGGCGTGCTCGGTCATGGTCTTTCCTCCGTTGTCGTGAAGTATGAACGGACCTGCACTTCACGGCGTGCTTGAACATCGCACACCTTAGTGCTGGTCACATTATTAGTGTAGCGGTGGCTCAGCCACGCAAACACACAGATACGAGAATGTTGCGCCGCTGTTTGCCACCCGTTTACCGACTTCCCAGGCTTTATACAGGAAAGCCGGTATATAGGAAGCCGGTGTACCGGAAAACCGGTGTGTAGGAAAGCCAGGGCCTAGCCTCATACTAGACCCCGGCTCACCGGATATTCAGTTAACGCCGACGCGCAATCTCCAGATTGCTCATCAGGTGACCCACTACCTCCGCGGCATTAACATCGTGGATACTCTGTACCATGCCATCCACCACCTGAACCTGCGAAGACGAGGCGTACATCCAGCCCAAGAACTGCACATGATTCAGCAGCCTAGAACTGCGATCA
This window harbors:
- a CDS encoding PspA/IM30 family protein; its protein translation is MAKQTIFGRIAQLTKANINALIDAAEDPEKMLDQMVRDYTNNIREAEAAVAQTIGNLRLLEKDHAEDVKAAQEWGTKALAASNKADEFRAAGDVANADKFDNLAKIALNKQLLAEKAAQAVEPQLASQTQVVNQLKDGLEKMRSKLEEVKYKRDELTARQKTAAAQTQVNDALKAFDVLDPTSEMSRFEEKVRREEARVIGQQELAASSLDAQFNTLDQMERETELDARLAALKAKNAPAAPAPLAVEAPTQTL
- a CDS encoding TPM domain-containing protein, translating into MTEHAFARQIRPARPRLRTILGATVLAAGLSCAPAVLPAGSAFLSTSAQAADPMQITGTTVYDSTNSLGDTATLKSKISNLSKKYNVDLHVVTIDKFENPSTSSSWTKALATKNNWGSADVVLVIATESRQAYFLAGSTKTLSSDQQTKVYQNYIKPKLQNSDYAGAALAAVEGIEAQKGGSSSGVVTGVLGVGAAAAVGAGGYAMYRRRKKKNAQQQPQRSYGAPRNYSPIPEVPLEELRTRAGSALLQADTTMSHAKQELEFARAQYTDQQVTEFAQEIARAEDLMRKSFQRQQLLTDSIPDTEAEQRAWLTEIIDNSQEVTRIAQEQDAKLAQLRNLEQEAPQAIEALAQRLPQLRASVEEITAQYHAMRERYLPSALEPISKTPALLESNMVLCAAEVEKAQATIATARSEAVAHLRTAEEAASQIQALGAAVNTRSQELEQAQLGLSTDLLSIQRDVAEAKSLAASQRRDDLGAVAAGMEAVLNQVNQSASARPNDPLTLANQLHQLSAELDKAMTNMRATRERSRAASQNLDRTMRSAYAAVNGARSYINNRRAAVGPMTLTAVSEAERHLGQAQRLASSDPLNAMKEANMAIQKATDAQNRAQSEVGNYYNNQNDRGGGSFGGDLAKGLLLGALMTAMNSGTSSWGSSGGHSSGGSSGGSWGGGFSGGGDWGSGGGDGGSF